In Massilia forsythiae, one DNA window encodes the following:
- a CDS encoding lmo0937 family membrane protein, whose amino-acid sequence MLYTIAVILIILWLLGLVTSYTIGGFIHILLVVAVIMILVRLISGRGI is encoded by the coding sequence ATGCTCTACACCATCGCCGTCATTCTCATCATCCTGTGGCTGCTTGGCCTGGTCACCTCCTATACCATCGGTGGCTTCATCCACATCCTGCTGGTCGTTGCCGTCATCATGATCCTGGTGCGCCTGATCAGTGGCCGAGGCATCTAG
- a CDS encoding Crp/Fnr family transcriptional regulator, which produces MNSPAPPMAVEHSANLLLAALPSEELAGMAQALDQVQVEIGAVLCEPGDPIRHIYFPHDCLVSLMAVAEGRMTLEVGQVGREGMLGATVALGHDTMQVRAVVQRAGIASRIDADHLRAEFARSPGLQHVLYRYTDTLLAQAIQIAVCSRYHVLEARLARSLLVTRDRLQSDKFHLTHEFLAHALGVRRVGVTKAASALQQQGLINYSRGNIEILDPEGLAAASCTCYEIVREAGAATLVSAMV; this is translated from the coding sequence ATGAATTCTCCCGCTCCGCCGATGGCCGTCGAGCACAGTGCCAACCTGCTGCTTGCCGCGCTCCCATCCGAGGAGCTGGCCGGCATGGCGCAGGCGCTCGACCAGGTGCAGGTGGAGATCGGCGCCGTGCTGTGCGAGCCGGGCGACCCGATCCGGCACATCTATTTTCCGCACGATTGCCTGGTCTCGCTGATGGCGGTGGCCGAGGGGCGCATGACGCTCGAGGTCGGCCAGGTCGGCCGCGAAGGCATGCTGGGCGCCACCGTGGCGCTCGGCCACGACACCATGCAGGTGCGCGCCGTGGTGCAGCGCGCCGGCATCGCCAGCCGCATCGATGCCGATCACCTGCGCGCCGAGTTCGCCCGCAGTCCGGGACTGCAGCACGTGCTCTACCGCTATACCGATACCCTGCTGGCGCAGGCGATCCAGATCGCGGTCTGCAGCCGCTACCACGTCCTGGAGGCGCGCCTGGCGCGTTCGCTGCTGGTCACGCGCGACCGCCTGCAATCCGACAAGTTCCACCTGACCCACGAATTCCTCGCCCATGCGCTGGGCGTGCGCCGCGTCGGCGTGACCAAGGCCGCCAGCGCGCTGCAGCAGCAGGGCCTGATCAACTACAGCCGCGGCAACATCGAGATCCTCGATCCCGAAGGCTTGGCTGCTGCATCCTGCACCTGCTACGAGATCGTGCGCGAAGCGGGTGCGGCCACGCTCGTTTCCGCCATGGTTTGA
- a CDS encoding OmpA family protein, whose amino-acid sequence MHKTFIQSTLCATVLALAASGCADMNATQRGTATGAGVGAGLGAILGAATGGGGGGRTARGAVLGAAAGAVAGNVWSRHMEQQRQAMEQATRGTGVQVSQTADNRLKLEIPSDISFDTGRADVKPNFRPILDRFAGTLNENPATFVTIVGHTDSTGGDQINQPLSLDRAASARDYLAGRGINPNRITVEGRAAREPIASNNDAAGRARNRRVEIYVNEPQRQG is encoded by the coding sequence ATGCACAAGACATTCATCCAATCGACGCTGTGCGCGACCGTCCTGGCCCTCGCGGCCAGCGGCTGCGCCGACATGAACGCCACCCAGCGCGGCACCGCCACCGGCGCCGGCGTCGGCGCCGGCCTGGGCGCGATTTTGGGGGCGGCCACGGGCGGTGGCGGCGGCGGGCGGACCGCGCGCGGCGCGGTGCTGGGCGCCGCCGCGGGCGCGGTGGCCGGCAACGTCTGGTCCAGGCACATGGAACAGCAGCGCCAGGCGATGGAGCAAGCCACCCGCGGCACCGGCGTGCAGGTCTCGCAGACCGCCGACAACCGCCTCAAGCTCGAGATCCCGAGCGATATCTCGTTCGATACCGGGCGCGCCGACGTCAAGCCGAACTTCCGCCCGATCCTGGACCGCTTCGCCGGCACCCTGAACGAGAACCCGGCCACCTTCGTCACCATCGTCGGCCATACCGACAGCACCGGCGGCGACCAGATCAACCAGCCGCTGTCGCTCGACCGCGCCGCCAGCGCGCGCGACTACCTGGCCGGCCGCGGCATCAACCCGAACCGGATCACCGTCGAAGGCCGCGCCGCGCGCGAACCGATCGCTTCCAACAACGATGCCGCCGGCCGCGCGCGCAACCGCCGCGTGGAAATCTACGTCAACGAACCGCAGCGCCAGGGCTGA
- a CDS encoding glycine zipper 2TM domain-containing protein: MKTIKQIIVTASLATVALGLTGCAGMSQQDKNTAIGAGAGAVVGGVLTGGSAVGTVGGAAVGGVIGNQVKQTH; this comes from the coding sequence ATGAAAACCATTAAGCAAATCATCGTGACCGCATCGCTGGCAACCGTGGCCCTGGGCCTGACCGGCTGCGCCGGCATGTCGCAGCAGGACAAGAACACTGCCATCGGCGCCGGCGCCGGTGCAGTGGTCGGCGGTGTCCTGACCGGTGGCAGCGCCGTCGGTACCGTGGGTGGCGCAGCCGTGGGCGGCGTGATCGGCAACCAGGTCAAGCAGACCCACTAA
- a CDS encoding BON domain-containing protein → MKRFATTATICAFLALGSLTGCASDGGKHETVGQYVDDAGVTANVKAAILADSRLKSSEINVETYQGTVQLSGFVGQAGDVATAASVARGVKGVKSVKNDLRLK, encoded by the coding sequence ATGAAACGATTCGCTACCACCGCCACCATCTGCGCTTTCCTGGCCCTGGGCTCGCTCACCGGCTGCGCCTCCGATGGCGGCAAGCACGAAACCGTCGGCCAGTACGTCGATGACGCCGGCGTCACCGCCAACGTGAAAGCCGCCATCCTGGCGGATTCGCGTCTGAAGTCGAGCGAGATCAATGTCGAGACCTACCAGGGCACCGTCCAGCTGAGCGGCTTCGTCGGCCAGGCCGGCGACGTGGCGACCGCCGCTTCGGTGGCACGCGGCGTCAAGGGCGTGAAATCGGTCAAGAACGACCTGCGCCTGAAGTAA